A region from the Cannabis sativa cultivar Pink pepper isolate KNU-18-1 chromosome 9, ASM2916894v1, whole genome shotgun sequence genome encodes:
- the LOC115722309 gene encoding ATP-dependent RNA helicase SUV3, mitochondrial isoform X3, with protein MASLLLRRKASGTGVSRFLHGIYCAPLRLLAWEVAKRLNKAKVTCDLVTGQEKEEVDGAKHKAVTVEMADVTSDYDCAVIDEIQMLGCRSRGFSFTRALLGISADELHICGDAAAIPLIQEMLKVTGDHVEVQHYERLSPLVPLKVPLGSFNNIRTGDCIVSFSRKKIYQLKRQIENERKHLCSVVYGSLPPETRTRQATMFNDESSEFDVLVASDAVGMGLNLNISRIIFSTMTKFDGIEERELTVPEIKQIAGRAGRYGSKFPVGEVTCMDAEYLPLLHSSLNAPSPTLERAGLFPNFDLIFTYSRLHPKRGLYEILEHFVENAKLSYNYFIADCEDMMKVAAIIDELPLGLHDKYLFCISPVDVDDEISSQGLTQFAENYAKKGIVRLREIFTPGTLQVPKSQAGLKEIESIHKVLDLYVWLSYRLEDSFPDRELAASQKAICSLLIEEFLDRFGWHKPRASLANLKSGSTSLLSQRIRKYL; from the exons ATGGCGTCGCTGTTACTACGGCGGAAAGCTTCTGGTACGGGAGTTTCTCGCTTTCTGCACG GGATATATTGTGCTCCTTTGAGATTGCTGGCTTGGGAGGTGGCAAAACGATTGAACAAGGCGAAAGTTACTTGCGATCTAGTTACAGGACAGGAGAAAGAAGAGGTTGATGGTGCAAAGCACAAGGCCGTGACAGTTGAGATGGCTGATGTAACCTCAGATTATGATTGTGCAGTTATTGATGAAATTCAG ATGTTGGGTTGTCGGTCAAGGGGATTTTCGTTTACACGTGCACTATTAGGAATATCTGCCGATGAACTTCACATTTGTGGAGATGCAGCTGCTATTCCCTTAATTCAGGAAATGCTTAAAGTTACCGGTGATCATGTAGAG GTTCAACACTATGAGAGACTTTCGCCATTGGTTCCACTGAAGGTTCCTCTCGGGTCCTTCAATAACATTAGAACAGGGGATTGCATTGTATCATTTTCACGAAAGAAAATATATCAATTGAAG AGACAAATAGAAAATGAGAGGAAGCATCTTTGTTCTGTAGTTTATGGCTCACTACCTCCAGAAACTCGGACAAGACAG GCAACAATGTTCAACGATGAAAGCTCTGAGTTTGATGTTCTTGTGGCCAGTGACGCTGTGGGGATGGGTCTTAATCTCAACATTtcaagaataattttttcaacaatgacaaaatttgatggtatcgaGGAGCGGGAGCTCACAGTGCCAGAGATAAAGCAAATTGCAG GTAGAGCTGGCAGGTATGGATCAAAATTTCCTGTTGGTGAGGTGACTTGTATGGATGCTGAGTACCTGCCTTTGCTTCATTCATCTCTGAATGCTCCATCCCCCACACTAGAG AGAGCTGGGTTGTTTCCTAATTTTGATCTCATATTTACATATTCACGTTTGCATCCAAAAAGAGGCTTATATGAGATACTA GAACATTTTGTAGAGAATGCCaaattatcatataattattttattgctgATTGTGAAGATATGATG AAAGTTGCTGCTATCATCGATGAGTTACCTCTTGGCTTACATGATAAGTACCTTTTCTGTATCAG CCCAGTTGACGTGGATGATGAAATTTCATCTCAAGGTCTTACACAG TTTGCTGAAAACTATGCCAAAAAGGGCATTGTTCGACTTCGAGAAATATTCACACCGGGGACACTTCAGGTGCCAAAATCACAAGCCGGACTTAAGGAAATCGAATCCATTCACAAG GTCTTGGATCTTTATGTATGGTTGAGTTATCGATTGGAGGATTCTTTCCCAGATCGTGAACTAGCAGCATCACAGAAAGCCATCTGCAGCTT GCTTATTGAGGAGTTCTTGGACAGGTTTGGGTGGCACAAGCCAAGGGCTAGCCTAGCAAATTTGAAGTCTGGTTCAACTTCCTTGTTATCCCAAAGGATTAGGAAATATTTATGA
- the LOC115722309 gene encoding DExH-box ATP-dependent RNA helicase DExH16, mitochondrial isoform X1 — translation MASLLLRRKASGTGVSRFLHAGITQPVALHLELKSGDVNSVSNVLRQFSSFNRKETFEFTSSSSSTSKFDFMDLTRPHTWYPNARRKHRKVILHMGPTNSGKTYHALKRLESSASGIYCAPLRLLAWEVAKRLNKAKVTCDLVTGQEKEEVDGAKHKAVTVEMADVTSDYDCAVIDEIQMLGCRSRGFSFTRALLGISADELHICGDAAAIPLIQEMLKVTGDHVEVQHYERLSPLVPLKVPLGSFNNIRTGDCIVSFSRKKIYQLKRQIENERKHLCSVVYGSLPPETRTRQATMFNDESSEFDVLVASDAVGMGLNLNISRIIFSTMTKFDGIEERELTVPEIKQIAGRAGRYGSKFPVGEVTCMDAEYLPLLHSSLNAPSPTLERAGLFPNFDLIFTYSRLHPKRGLYEILEHFVENAKLSYNYFIADCEDMMKVAAIIDELPLGLHDKYLFCISPVDVDDEISSQGLTQFAENYAKKGIVRLREIFTPGTLQVPKSQAGLKEIESIHKVLDLYVWLSYRLEDSFPDRELAASQKAICSLLIEEFLDRFGWHKPRASLANLKSGSTSLLSQRIRKYL, via the exons ATGGCGTCGCTGTTACTACGGCGGAAAGCTTCTGGTACGGGAGTTTCTCGCTTTCTGCACG CAGGCATTACACAACCAGTTGCTTTACATTTGGAGTTGAAAAGTGGAGATGTTAATAGTGTTTCAAATGTGTTAAGGCAATTCAGTAGCTTTAATCGAAAGGAGACGTTTGAATTTACAAGCTCCAGCAGTAGTACCTCAAAGTTTGATTTTATGGACCTAAC TCGTCCTCATACTTGGTACCCAAATGCTCGAAGGAAGCATCGCAAGGTTATCTTGCACATGGGTCCCACAAATAGTGGAAAAACTTATCATGCTTTAAAGCGACTTGAGTCAAGTGCTTCTG GGATATATTGTGCTCCTTTGAGATTGCTGGCTTGGGAGGTGGCAAAACGATTGAACAAGGCGAAAGTTACTTGCGATCTAGTTACAGGACAGGAGAAAGAAGAGGTTGATGGTGCAAAGCACAAGGCCGTGACAGTTGAGATGGCTGATGTAACCTCAGATTATGATTGTGCAGTTATTGATGAAATTCAG ATGTTGGGTTGTCGGTCAAGGGGATTTTCGTTTACACGTGCACTATTAGGAATATCTGCCGATGAACTTCACATTTGTGGAGATGCAGCTGCTATTCCCTTAATTCAGGAAATGCTTAAAGTTACCGGTGATCATGTAGAG GTTCAACACTATGAGAGACTTTCGCCATTGGTTCCACTGAAGGTTCCTCTCGGGTCCTTCAATAACATTAGAACAGGGGATTGCATTGTATCATTTTCACGAAAGAAAATATATCAATTGAAG AGACAAATAGAAAATGAGAGGAAGCATCTTTGTTCTGTAGTTTATGGCTCACTACCTCCAGAAACTCGGACAAGACAG GCAACAATGTTCAACGATGAAAGCTCTGAGTTTGATGTTCTTGTGGCCAGTGACGCTGTGGGGATGGGTCTTAATCTCAACATTtcaagaataattttttcaacaatgacaaaatttgatggtatcgaGGAGCGGGAGCTCACAGTGCCAGAGATAAAGCAAATTGCAG GTAGAGCTGGCAGGTATGGATCAAAATTTCCTGTTGGTGAGGTGACTTGTATGGATGCTGAGTACCTGCCTTTGCTTCATTCATCTCTGAATGCTCCATCCCCCACACTAGAG AGAGCTGGGTTGTTTCCTAATTTTGATCTCATATTTACATATTCACGTTTGCATCCAAAAAGAGGCTTATATGAGATACTA GAACATTTTGTAGAGAATGCCaaattatcatataattattttattgctgATTGTGAAGATATGATG AAAGTTGCTGCTATCATCGATGAGTTACCTCTTGGCTTACATGATAAGTACCTTTTCTGTATCAG CCCAGTTGACGTGGATGATGAAATTTCATCTCAAGGTCTTACACAG TTTGCTGAAAACTATGCCAAAAAGGGCATTGTTCGACTTCGAGAAATATTCACACCGGGGACACTTCAGGTGCCAAAATCACAAGCCGGACTTAAGGAAATCGAATCCATTCACAAG GTCTTGGATCTTTATGTATGGTTGAGTTATCGATTGGAGGATTCTTTCCCAGATCGTGAACTAGCAGCATCACAGAAAGCCATCTGCAGCTT GCTTATTGAGGAGTTCTTGGACAGGTTTGGGTGGCACAAGCCAAGGGCTAGCCTAGCAAATTTGAAGTCTGGTTCAACTTCCTTGTTATCCCAAAGGATTAGGAAATATTTATGA
- the LOC115722309 gene encoding DExH-box ATP-dependent RNA helicase DExH16, mitochondrial isoform X2 — MASLLLRRKASGTGVSRFLHGITQPVALHLELKSGDVNSVSNVLRQFSSFNRKETFEFTSSSSSTSKFDFMDLTRPHTWYPNARRKHRKVILHMGPTNSGKTYHALKRLESSASGIYCAPLRLLAWEVAKRLNKAKVTCDLVTGQEKEEVDGAKHKAVTVEMADVTSDYDCAVIDEIQMLGCRSRGFSFTRALLGISADELHICGDAAAIPLIQEMLKVTGDHVEVQHYERLSPLVPLKVPLGSFNNIRTGDCIVSFSRKKIYQLKRQIENERKHLCSVVYGSLPPETRTRQATMFNDESSEFDVLVASDAVGMGLNLNISRIIFSTMTKFDGIEERELTVPEIKQIAGRAGRYGSKFPVGEVTCMDAEYLPLLHSSLNAPSPTLERAGLFPNFDLIFTYSRLHPKRGLYEILEHFVENAKLSYNYFIADCEDMMKVAAIIDELPLGLHDKYLFCISPVDVDDEISSQGLTQFAENYAKKGIVRLREIFTPGTLQVPKSQAGLKEIESIHKVLDLYVWLSYRLEDSFPDRELAASQKAICSLLIEEFLDRFGWHKPRASLANLKSGSTSLLSQRIRKYL, encoded by the exons ATGGCGTCGCTGTTACTACGGCGGAAAGCTTCTGGTACGGGAGTTTCTCGCTTTCTGCACG GCATTACACAACCAGTTGCTTTACATTTGGAGTTGAAAAGTGGAGATGTTAATAGTGTTTCAAATGTGTTAAGGCAATTCAGTAGCTTTAATCGAAAGGAGACGTTTGAATTTACAAGCTCCAGCAGTAGTACCTCAAAGTTTGATTTTATGGACCTAAC TCGTCCTCATACTTGGTACCCAAATGCTCGAAGGAAGCATCGCAAGGTTATCTTGCACATGGGTCCCACAAATAGTGGAAAAACTTATCATGCTTTAAAGCGACTTGAGTCAAGTGCTTCTG GGATATATTGTGCTCCTTTGAGATTGCTGGCTTGGGAGGTGGCAAAACGATTGAACAAGGCGAAAGTTACTTGCGATCTAGTTACAGGACAGGAGAAAGAAGAGGTTGATGGTGCAAAGCACAAGGCCGTGACAGTTGAGATGGCTGATGTAACCTCAGATTATGATTGTGCAGTTATTGATGAAATTCAG ATGTTGGGTTGTCGGTCAAGGGGATTTTCGTTTACACGTGCACTATTAGGAATATCTGCCGATGAACTTCACATTTGTGGAGATGCAGCTGCTATTCCCTTAATTCAGGAAATGCTTAAAGTTACCGGTGATCATGTAGAG GTTCAACACTATGAGAGACTTTCGCCATTGGTTCCACTGAAGGTTCCTCTCGGGTCCTTCAATAACATTAGAACAGGGGATTGCATTGTATCATTTTCACGAAAGAAAATATATCAATTGAAG AGACAAATAGAAAATGAGAGGAAGCATCTTTGTTCTGTAGTTTATGGCTCACTACCTCCAGAAACTCGGACAAGACAG GCAACAATGTTCAACGATGAAAGCTCTGAGTTTGATGTTCTTGTGGCCAGTGACGCTGTGGGGATGGGTCTTAATCTCAACATTtcaagaataattttttcaacaatgacaaaatttgatggtatcgaGGAGCGGGAGCTCACAGTGCCAGAGATAAAGCAAATTGCAG GTAGAGCTGGCAGGTATGGATCAAAATTTCCTGTTGGTGAGGTGACTTGTATGGATGCTGAGTACCTGCCTTTGCTTCATTCATCTCTGAATGCTCCATCCCCCACACTAGAG AGAGCTGGGTTGTTTCCTAATTTTGATCTCATATTTACATATTCACGTTTGCATCCAAAAAGAGGCTTATATGAGATACTA GAACATTTTGTAGAGAATGCCaaattatcatataattattttattgctgATTGTGAAGATATGATG AAAGTTGCTGCTATCATCGATGAGTTACCTCTTGGCTTACATGATAAGTACCTTTTCTGTATCAG CCCAGTTGACGTGGATGATGAAATTTCATCTCAAGGTCTTACACAG TTTGCTGAAAACTATGCCAAAAAGGGCATTGTTCGACTTCGAGAAATATTCACACCGGGGACACTTCAGGTGCCAAAATCACAAGCCGGACTTAAGGAAATCGAATCCATTCACAAG GTCTTGGATCTTTATGTATGGTTGAGTTATCGATTGGAGGATTCTTTCCCAGATCGTGAACTAGCAGCATCACAGAAAGCCATCTGCAGCTT GCTTATTGAGGAGTTCTTGGACAGGTTTGGGTGGCACAAGCCAAGGGCTAGCCTAGCAAATTTGAAGTCTGGTTCAACTTCCTTGTTATCCCAAAGGATTAGGAAATATTTATGA
- the LOC115722310 gene encoding pentatricopeptide repeat-containing protein At3g22670, mitochondrial encodes MLSKLQRATTLLSTPKPNTNTNALRRYLFLNSLCTNTDSTQLTESPELPSWVKAVPSKNATGEDDNAEDDDFVIPSLAQWVESPSRRLVELEARKQLLNETTESDIDKLSNILKQRYASPKEVAQALDGCDLNLSDSLVEQVLKRFSNCWVSAFGFFTWAGIQTGYRHSPESYNLMVDILGKADEFKHMWELIEVMSSLDGYISLVTMAKVIRRLARAHLYEEAIAAFKGMERLGISKDVLGLNILLDTLVKENSVEHAQEVFLEFRDVILVNTASFNILVHGWCKVRKFDTARTVMEDMEKHGYQPNAFTYTCFIESYCREKDFRNVDAILDEMKAKDCAPTVVTYTIIMHALGKAKQINEAVEIYGKMKKDGCVPDSSFFNSLIFVLGKAGRLKDAEDVFDDMSKQGATPDVVTYNTLISCYCDHSQEEKALKLLKKMEDESCKPDLKTYAALLKMCCKKRRMKVLHFLLNHMFDNDISIEFSTYCILISGLCKSGRVEYAYSFFKEMISKDMIPQDSVYNRLKKELEAKNMVKEKEDIEKLFLRISKTIA; translated from the coding sequence ATGCTCTCGAAATTGCAGAGAGCTACAACGCTCCTTTCCACTCCTAAACCCAATACCAATACCAATGCCTTGCGTCGGTACCTCTTCCTTAACTCCCTATGCACCAACACTGACTCAACCCAACTCACTGAATCACCTGAGCTTCCGAGTTGGGTCAAAGCCGTTCCCTCTAAAAATGCCACTGGTGAAGATGACAACGCCGAAGACGATGATTTTGTCATTCCCTCCCTCGCTCAATGGGTCGAATCACCAAGTCGAAGGCTTGTTGAACTTGAAGCCCGTAAACAACTTCTCAACGAGACTACCGAGTCAGATATCGATAAGTTGAGCAATATTCTTAAGCAAAGGTACGCTTCTCCTAAAGAAGTAGCTCAAGCTCTTGATGGGTGTGATTTAAATTTATCAGATAGTTTAGTGGAACAGGTTTTAAAGCGATTTAGCAACTGTTGGGTTTCGGCTTTTGGTTTTTTCACTTGGGCAGGAATACAAACAGGTTATAGGCATTCCCCAGAATCATATAATCTAATGGTTGATATCTTGGGAAAAGCCGATGAGTTCAAGCATATGTGGGAATTGATTGAGGTAATGAGCTCTTTGGATGGTTACATTTCGTTGGTTACAATGGCAAAAGTCATTAGGAGACTTGCAAGAGCTCATTTGTATGAGGAAGCCATAGCTGCTTTTAAGGGAATGGAAAGACTTGGTATAAGCAAGGACGTTTTAGGTTTGAACATACTTCTAGACACACTGGTTAAGGAGAATAGTGTTGAGCATGCCCAGGAAGTTTTTCTTGAGTTTAGGGATGTAATACTTGTGAATACTGCAAGTTTCAACATTTTAGTACATGGGTGGTGCAAAGTTAGGAAGTTTGATACTGCTAGGACGGTTATGGAGGATATGGAGAAACATGGGTATCAACCCAATGCATTTACTTATACTTGTTTCATCGAATCATACTGTCGTGAAAAGGATTTTCGAAATGTGGATGCCATTCTTGATGAAATGAAGGCCAAAGATTGTGCTCCAACTGTTGTAACATACACTATTATAATGCATGCTTTAGGGAAGGCAAAACAGATAAATGAAGCTGTGGAGATATATgggaaaatgaaaaaagatgGCTGTGTTCCTGATTCTTCTTTTTTCAACTCTTTGATTTTCGTTCTTGGGAAAGCGGGAAGGTTGAAAGATGCTGAGGATGTGTTTGATGATATGTCAAAGCAAGGAGCTACCCCAGATGTGGTAACCTACAATACATTGATTTCTTGCTATTGTGACCATTCACAAGAAGAGAAAGCTCTGAAATTGCTTAAGAAAATGGAAGATGAATCTTGCAAACCAGACCTCAAAACTTATGCTGCCTTGTTAAAGATGTGTTGCAAGAAGAGGAGGATGAAGGTGCTTCACTTTCTGCTCAATCATATGTTTGACAATGATATATCTATTGAATTTTCGACATATTGTATTCTGATTAGTGGGCTTTGCAAGAGTGGGAGAGTTGAATATGCTTATTCTTTCTTTAAGGAAATGATTTCAAAGGATATGATTCCTCAGGACAGTGTTTATAATAGGTTGAAGAAGGAACTTGAGGCCAAGAATATGGTAAAGGAAAAAGAAGATATTGAGAAGTTGTTTTTGAGGATAAGTAAGACAATTGCTTAG
- the LOC115724094 gene encoding protein RDM1 encodes MKRPIPWSDHVDIDVDVISSDESSPSDSDVNVSNFQAPAPKEMTSEEDSVIKRAEMYQEYMKQIPIPTKRGSVIPFITWMGLGKSIKQLYRQPLHYLTNVQLKQWDRLRVDNEDEDKPLDTIIHPCKAEATVWLLEEVHRRTVSHYHVAKLWQSDPLHHAFVDSIFPQL; translated from the exons ATGAAGAGGCCAATCCCGTGGAGTGACCATGTTGATATTGATGTTGATGTTATATCATCAGATGAGTCTTCTCCTTCAGACTCAGATGTAAATGTCAGTAACTTTCAAGCTCCAGCTCCCAAAGAAATGACATCTGAAG AAGATTCAGTGATCAAAAGGGCTGAGATGTATCAGGAATACATGAAACAAATCCCAATTCCAACTAAACGAGGCTCTGTTATTCCATTTATCACATGGATGGGATTAGGAAAATCCATCAAGCAGCTATATAGACAGCCTTTACATTACCTCACCAATGTTCAACTAAAGCAATGGGATCGACTGAGGGTTGACAATGAGGATGAAGACAAGCCCTTAGATACCATTATTCATCCTTGTAAAGCTGAAGCCACTGTTTGGCTCCTTGAGGAAGTTCATCGGCGAACAGTGTCTCATTATCATGTAGCTAAGCTCTGGCAATCAGATCCATTGCACCATGCATTTGTTGATTCCATTTTCCCCCAGTTGTGA